From the Thermodesulforhabdus norvegica genome, the window AGGCGGATATTGCGGGAGGAGGGGGAGAAATTTTTTTCGGAGAGGATAGCCGAGTTTGTGATGAGGAACGAGCAGAGGGCGAAGGAGCTTTCGCTGGTTGAGCGGGTTGTTCGTGTTGAGGAGGAGCTCAAGAGTCTGAGGGTGATAGAGCTTGAGCGGTTTGAGGCTACGGAGAAGCGGTTTGAGTCTTTGCAGCGGGAGCTGGATGCTCGCCTCGGTGCTCTTCACACTGAGATGAATACCCGCTTTGAAGCCCTGCATCGTGAGATGAACGCCCGCTTTGAGGCTACGGAGAGGCGTTTTGAGGCAATAGATAAGCGCCTTGAGGCTCTGCATCGTGAGATTGATGCCCGCCTTGAAGCCGTTGATAAGCGCCTTGAAGCATTGCATCGGGAGGTGGATGCCCGCCTTGAAGCCGTGGATAAGCGTCTTGAAGCGCTGCATCGCGAGATGAACGCCCGCTTTGAGGCTACGGAGAGGCGTTTTGAGGCAATAGATAAGCGCCTTGAGGCATTGCACCGTGAGATGAATGCCCGCTTTGAGGCGACCGAAAAGCGTTTTGAAGCTCTTCAGCGGGAGATGGGTGCGCGGTTTGAGGCCGTGGAAAGGCGTTTTAGGATGCTCCAGTGGACTATGGGCATAGGTTTTTCTTTTCTTGCCGTGCTTATTGCCCTAATACGATTTTAACTTCCTTACATTATTAACACCGCATACATCCGTACATCGTTAAAAGGATTATAAAATCGGGAGCGTCATCCGATCTGGGGGCAACGAAAACTCACCCCTTTCCCCTTAGCTCCTTTGCACCGAAAAGGGCGTTAATGAAACACCGGGAACCCCATCGTGAAAATATCGTGAAGGCCGGTTCCAGAAGTTGACGCCTACAGACCTGAACACGTAACATTAAATCGAACCGTTGAACAGAACCATTAGAAGAAGGAAGTCTCTCATGTCTGTTTTCCGCAGAATAAATAGGGAAAAGGCCGGTTTTACGGTTATCGAAGCCCTTGTAGTTATTGCAATCATGGTTATTGTGAGCTCTTTTGTGGCTTATCCTGAAATACGCCGTATAAAAAGGGTCTATGACAACCGCAGTACGGCCCAGGCTGTTGCATCGGCTTTTTATTTCGCACGTACGGCATCCTACACATACCCTAACGGCGTAATAGTAACTTATGATTCGGATAGCCGTACTCTTCGCGTTTGTGCCGACCAGAATTCTTCAAACTCCTGCGATAGTGATACCCCTGGTGGAGACCTCTTTCTCCAGACCATGACCCTGGAAAAGGCCGAAAACGTGGATTTCGATTTTACGGAAGGTAATTTTGTCATATTCAGAAGAGGTTTTCCCAAAACGACCTCAAATGCTTTTGCGGCAGGTACTGTAACCGTTGACGATTTCAGGATTAGCGTTTCGAGAACGGGAAGGGTAAGGGTGGAGAAGGTATCATGAAGGGAAAGACCGATATTTGTGGTTTTACGCTGATGGAGCTTCTGGTCGTGCTCCTTTTAGGAATGGTTCTTGCCGGAGCCGTTTACTCTTTCTTCCTGCCAATCTTCGGAGCCGTCAGGCACGTCCATGAGGCTTCCTTTATGCAGGAAGGGGTCAGATCTGCTCTGGAGATCATGATAAGGGACATTCGCATGGCCGATTCTTTTCCCAACGGTAAGGTAGGTGCGTGTAGTCCCGTTGCCGACGCCAAGAGCGATCAAATTACCGTCAGGATGGACGTAAACGGCGACGGAGACTGTGATGATGCCGACGAGGAGATATCCTACCAGTTCGTGGAGGATGAGAAATCAATCGAGCGGAAAGGTAGTCAGGCAGACGACTTTGAGGATTTTATCGGCGGTGATGATACCGGTATTCAGGTGGACTGCTTCACCTTTGTTTATTACGATCGTAACGGAAATGAGCTTGCCGCGCCCGTTGCAGATCCGGATAACGTGGTTTTCGTCGAAGTCCGCACCGTTGTGAGATCGTCCCGTGAAGTCAGGGGATATACTGACGATACCGTTTATGACCGCATTGAGGATTGTGGCCCCTTTAATGACAGTTTCGTAAGGCGTTACGTTGAAGGATTTGCCGCCATCCGTAACAAGTACATCGGAGAAGGTTAATAACCATGAAAGGCCATTGTAAAAACACCGGATACAGTATCATAGAGCTTCTCATGGCAATGCTGGTCTTTGCTATAATCGCCCTGGCGACTACGGCTATGTTTGCCCGCTACGGGACTGGGTCCCGCTATGCCGGAGAGCTTACCAACGGAGTTTTCGCCCTGAGCAACCTCTTCGAGCGCTACGTTTCGGCGGCTTCTTTCGCAGATCTGCCGAATGTGTGTGATGAGGTTCCATCAGAAGTCGAGCACTTTGGTAAGCGTTATCGAGTAAGGTGTGAATACATAGAGCATAGCCCGAAATTGGGGCAGATATACATATCTCTTGCCTGGGATCAGTACAGGCATTCGGTTGGCGCAAGCATATACAAGTTCAGGGATGAGTAGGGCAAGGGGTGATTGGTTATGAAGATAAAGAACACAGCCTTTCCGCACAGGGGATTATCAGACCAAAAGGGCTCTGTACTTTTGCTGGTCCTTTTAATCACCCTGGTAAGTATAGGTGTGGCTCTATGGGTTGCCCACGACGTGTCCATGGATATCAAAGGATCAGGTGCCCAGTACGAATTTGCCAAGTACTTCTACGCCGCCGAAGCGGGCACAAGGTGGGCGGTGGCTAACTTCCTGCCCCCCGTTGAAGAAGCGAATGACGGGGAAAAAAAGGCGACCGATGTTGCGGTACCTTTCGGAACCGAGTCGATATCCGTTGACGTTGAGGTGACAAACCTCGGGTTTACGACTCTTTGTAACGGCGACGACAGGTGTTGCTACAAGTTTGAAGTTGCGGCCAGTGGTCCCTACGGCGTGCTCGTGAAGGTCATGGCGCTTCGTTCGGTACCCAACCCCGACCAAAGTGAAAGAGCCCGTCAGGTCTGCGTTATGTAGGAAAAACGGAGGAAAGCTATGAGAGGCTCAAAGAAAAATGTAAAAAAACTCTGGCCCTGGGTGCTTATAATCGTCGGAATTGCTCTGGCTTCTTACGGTCTCCTTCGAACCTCCGGGAACGCCTTTGCCGACGAAGATTCGGTGTGCGGAGAAGTGCCTCTCTATCTGGGCCGTTATGTTGCGCCAGAC encodes:
- a CDS encoding pilus assembly FimT family protein, encoding MSVFRRINREKAGFTVIEALVVIAIMVIVSSFVAYPEIRRIKRVYDNRSTAQAVASAFYFARTASYTYPNGVIVTYDSDSRTLRVCADQNSSNSCDSDTPGGDLFLQTMTLEKAENVDFDFTEGNFVIFRRGFPKTTSNAFAAGTVTVDDFRISVSRTGRVRVEKVS
- a CDS encoding prepilin-type N-terminal cleavage/methylation domain-containing protein; amino-acid sequence: MKGKTDICGFTLMELLVVLLLGMVLAGAVYSFFLPIFGAVRHVHEASFMQEGVRSALEIMIRDIRMADSFPNGKVGACSPVADAKSDQITVRMDVNGDGDCDDADEEISYQFVEDEKSIERKGSQADDFEDFIGGDDTGIQVDCFTFVYYDRNGNELAAPVADPDNVVFVEVRTVVRSSREVRGYTDDTVYDRIEDCGPFNDSFVRRYVEGFAAIRNKYIGEG
- a CDS encoding type IV pilus modification PilV family protein, whose product is MKGHCKNTGYSIIELLMAMLVFAIIALATTAMFARYGTGSRYAGELTNGVFALSNLFERYVSAASFADLPNVCDEVPSEVEHFGKRYRVRCEYIEHSPKLGQIYISLAWDQYRHSVGASIYKFRDE